A genomic window from Aquila chrysaetos chrysaetos chromosome 21, bAquChr1.4, whole genome shotgun sequence includes:
- the LOC115333542 gene encoding heat shock transcription factor, Y-linked-like, producing MELSSLETSCDSVLAKGFDSSGSTSLRPACDEREASDAAFEHPTEERSLQISTRQPWSKREHLNSPEESSSKGNASPCFSFMKKLWDIVESSRFESIWWGDNGKCVVIHEELFKEEVLARRGRLRIFESETMKSFSWQLHRYGFTKRLWNFPKLGSRIDLLAEETTGEFHFYYNPNFRRHFPYLLMKYKQSFGPKNQTPARFSPDMDLHARHQKRNPDIELAWETTFEEESGPFTAGPRENVHTSAPRKTAPAKRRASTSARSAALTRADPAAAVGREELNPLAPSLFPQHSSPGPAAASAAASWGCAVPAVPNSPFPPGLAPLTSPAGLAAAAALSMPRPPQGQTPPDHRCLTCTCGTNSRPAGDGLGPQPRAR from the exons atggaGCTTTCCTCATTGGAAACTTCATGTGATTCTGTTTTGGCCAAGGGATTTGATTCGTCAGGCTCGACTTCTCTCCGTCCAGCATGTGATGAAAGAGAAGCTAGTGACGCTGCCTTTGAACATCCAACAGAAGAAAGGTCTTTACAAATTTCAACTAGGCAACCTTGGTCAAAAAGAGAGCATCTGAATTCACCTGAGGAGAGCTCTAGCAAAGGCAATGCCTCTCCATGCTTCAGCTTTATGAAGAAGCTCTGGGACATTGTTGAAAGCAGTCGGTTTGAGTCCATTTGGTGGGGTGACAATGGAAAGTGTGTAGTGATTCATGAAGAATTGTTCAAAGAGGAAGTACTAGCAAGGAGAGGACGTCTGAGAATTTTTGAAAGTGAGACCATGAAAAGCTTCAGTTGGCAACTCCATCGGTATGGATTCACGAAAAGGCTGTGGAATTTTCCAAAATTGGGCTCACGCATTGACTTGCTAGCAGAAGAAACAACTGGGGAG TTTCACTTCTACTACAACCCAAATTTTAGAAGACATTTTCCGTATCTGCTCATGAAGTATAAGCAAAGCTTTGGTCCAAAAAATCAAACACCAGCAAGATTTTCACCAGACATGGATTTGCATGCACGCCACCAGAAGAGAAATCCAGACATTGAGCTTGCGTGGGAGACCACTTTCGAGGAGGAAAGCGGTCCGTTCACAGCAGGTCCAAGGGAGAATGTGCACACCTCTGCACCCAGGAAGACCGCACCTGCCAAGCGACGTGCCTCTACATCTGCACGAAGCGCTGCTCTGACACGTGCAGACCCTGCGGCAGCGGTAGGCAGGGAGGAGCTCAACCCTCTGGCCCCCTCCCTTTTCCCGCAGCACAGCAGCCCCGGCCCGGCTGCCGCTTCTGCTGCCGCTTCATGGGGTTGTGCCGTGCCAGCCGTGCCCAACAGTCCCTTTCCACCAGGGCTGGCACCTCTCACCTctccagctgggctggcagcagccgcTGCTCTGTCTATGCCAAGGCCACCTCAGGGCCAAACTCCACCAGACCACCGCTGCCTGACTTGCACTTGTGGTACAAACAGCAGACCTGCAGGCGATGGCCTTGGACCCCAACCCAGGGCACGCTAG